The Oxalobacteraceae bacterium OTU3CINTB1 genome includes a window with the following:
- the icmH gene encoding type IVB secretion system protein IcmH/DotU has translation MSAQDPRDPNPDPDATMMVPRPGGRRPASTATTATAPVETTAVTPIAATPQPAAPSFAAVSPPSPSAATVPVSLGGGLNPLVRAANPLLDLVVPLRTTAQPPDLQQLRERLAQALKTFEVEARAGGVDSEAMAAARYALCTLLDETIASTAWGSGVWNTRSLLVAFHNEASGGEKVFLILQRLSQNPAANLDLLELMYLCLALGLEGRYRMLEQGQAQLATLRERLLQLIRQHRGSYEADLSPSWRGETMRATSPLRRVPLWVLVAAAAVVLLIVQLVCGVLLNRASDPVFAELSAIRVLRTTPAPPRAPPPAAPPRIAGFLTPEIAQGLVSVRETAERCVITVRGDGMFGSGSAEVRDTVSPLLARIGEALNTLPGKVVVIGHTDNTKPGLSARLPSNYDLSKARAAGVMTALAGRAGPVSRYTAEGRGDTEPLVANDSPINRARNRRVDIVVLTPAPAP, from the coding sequence GTGAGCGCGCAAGATCCCCGCGACCCCAACCCGGACCCTGACGCCACGATGATGGTGCCGCGCCCGGGCGGACGCCGGCCCGCGTCGACGGCGACGACGGCGACGGCGCCAGTCGAAACCACTGCTGTCACGCCCATAGCGGCGACGCCGCAGCCGGCCGCGCCAAGCTTTGCGGCGGTATCGCCGCCGTCGCCGTCCGCAGCGACGGTTCCCGTGTCGCTCGGCGGCGGACTCAATCCGCTGGTGCGCGCCGCCAATCCCTTGCTCGACCTGGTGGTCCCGCTACGCACCACGGCGCAGCCACCCGATTTACAGCAGTTGCGCGAACGTCTGGCGCAGGCGCTCAAAACCTTTGAAGTCGAGGCCCGCGCGGGTGGTGTCGATAGCGAAGCCATGGCCGCCGCGCGCTATGCGCTTTGCACGCTGCTCGATGAAACCATCGCCAGCACTGCCTGGGGCAGCGGGGTGTGGAACACGCGCAGCCTGCTGGTGGCCTTCCATAATGAGGCGTCCGGCGGCGAGAAGGTGTTCCTGATCCTGCAAAGGCTAAGCCAGAATCCCGCCGCCAACCTCGATCTGCTGGAATTGATGTATCTGTGCCTGGCTCTTGGCCTGGAAGGCCGCTACCGCATGCTGGAACAGGGCCAGGCGCAACTGGCGACGCTGCGCGAACGCCTGCTGCAGCTGATCCGCCAGCACCGTGGCAGCTATGAGGCCGACCTGTCGCCATCCTGGCGCGGCGAGACCATGCGCGCCACGTCGCCGCTGCGTCGGGTCCCGCTATGGGTGCTGGTCGCCGCCGCCGCCGTGGTCCTGCTGATCGTGCAACTGGTCTGCGGCGTCCTGCTGAACCGCGCGTCCGACCCTGTATTTGCCGAATTGTCGGCTATCCGCGTGCTGCGCACCACACCGGCGCCACCGCGCGCGCCGCCGCCGGCCGCGCCGCCCCGCATTGCCGGCTTCCTGACACCGGAAATCGCCCAAGGCCTGGTGAGCGTGCGCGAGACGGCGGAACGTTGCGTCATCACCGTGCGCGGCGACGGCATGTTCGGCTCCGGCAGCGCCGAGGTGCGCGACACGGTGTCGCCACTGCTGGCGCGCATCGGCGAGGCACTGAACACACTGCCGGGCAAGGTGGTCGTCATTGGCCACACCGACAACACCAAGCCGGGGCTGTCGGCGCGCCTGCCGTCCAACTATGACCTGTCCAAGGCGCGCGCCGCCGGCGTGATGACGGCGCTGGCGGGGCGCGCTGGCCCGGTGTCGCGCTACACCGCCGAGGGACGTGGCGATACCGAGCCGCTGGTCGCAAACGACAGTCCGATCAACCGCGCGCGCAACCGCCGGGTGGACATCGTCGTGTTGACACCGGCGCCTGCGCCATGA
- the tssK gene encoding type VI secretion system baseplate subunit TssK — protein MAWKNKVVWSEGMLLQPQHLQQHDRYWQSQLEARVAALTPYGYGFADLRLDEQQLALGKLSLLSCRAVLPDGTPFDLPAEDDLPLPLDVPADARNVLVVLALPLRRHGVAEVGNQDGPDNFARHRVDDYEVWDSNGLDNSALMQVGKLRLRLALESEVANAYATLGIARIVERRADNRVVLDPEYCPPCLDFRAAPRLAGFADELVGLLHQRGDALAARLSQPGASGAAEIADFLLLQLLNRAEPQFTHLAGATGVHPERLYSAMLQLAGELATFTEAGKRAAAYAQYRHDHLAESFSPVIADLRRALSTVMDAQAVAIPLEERQFGIRVAVLPDKELLRAASFVLAVNAQMPAEMVRNAFPAQVKIGSVEKIRDLVNLQLPGIGLRALPVAPRQLPFYAGHTYFELDRSSEYFQHLANSAGFALHVAGDFPGLQMQFWAIRR, from the coding sequence ATGGCTTGGAAAAATAAAGTGGTCTGGTCGGAGGGTATGCTGCTGCAGCCGCAGCACCTGCAGCAGCACGACCGTTACTGGCAAAGCCAGCTCGAGGCGCGGGTGGCCGCGTTGACGCCATACGGCTACGGCTTCGCCGACCTGCGGCTCGACGAGCAGCAACTGGCGCTGGGCAAGCTGTCGTTGCTGTCCTGCCGAGCGGTGCTGCCCGACGGTACGCCGTTCGATTTGCCGGCCGAGGACGATCTGCCGCTTCCGCTCGACGTGCCGGCCGACGCCCGCAACGTACTGGTGGTGCTGGCGTTGCCGTTGCGCCGGCACGGCGTGGCCGAAGTGGGCAACCAGGACGGCCCGGACAACTTCGCCCGCCACCGCGTGGACGACTACGAGGTCTGGGACAGCAACGGCCTGGATAACAGCGCGCTGATGCAGGTCGGTAAGCTGCGCCTGCGCCTCGCGCTGGAGAGTGAAGTCGCCAACGCTTACGCGACACTGGGCATCGCCCGCATCGTCGAGCGGCGCGCCGACAACCGCGTGGTGCTCGATCCCGAATATTGTCCGCCATGCCTGGACTTCCGCGCCGCGCCGCGCCTGGCCGGTTTCGCCGACGAATTGGTCGGCCTGCTGCACCAGCGTGGCGACGCGCTCGCCGCACGCCTTTCGCAGCCTGGTGCCAGCGGCGCTGCAGAAATCGCCGACTTCCTGCTGCTGCAATTGCTGAACCGCGCCGAGCCTCAGTTCACGCACCTCGCCGGCGCCACCGGAGTGCATCCGGAGCGGTTGTATAGCGCGATGCTGCAACTGGCCGGCGAGCTGGCTACCTTTACCGAGGCGGGCAAGCGCGCGGCGGCGTATGCGCAGTATCGTCATGACCATCTGGCCGAGAGCTTTTCGCCGGTGATCGCCGATCTGCGCCGCGCCTTGTCGACCGTGATGGACGCGCAGGCCGTGGCGATCCCGCTCGAGGAGCGCCAGTTCGGCATCCGCGTGGCAGTGTTGCCGGACAAGGAGCTGCTGCGCGCGGCTTCGTTCGTGCTGGCGGTGAACGCGCAGATGCCGGCCGAGATGGTGCGCAACGCCTTCCCGGCACAGGTCAAGATCGGCTCCGTGGAGAAGATCCGCGACCTGGTCAACCTTCAGCTGCCGGGCATCGGCCTGCGCGCCTTGCCGGTGGCGCCGCGCCAACTGCCGTTTTACGCCGGCCACACCTATTTTGAACTGGATCGTAGCAGCGAGTACTTCCAGCACCTCGCCAACTCGGCCGGCTTCGCGCTACACGTGGCAGGCGATTTCCCGGGATTGCAGATGCAGTTCTGGGCCATCAGAAGGTAG
- the vgrG gene encoding type VI secretion system tip protein VgrG, with translation MPATQANRDISVTSALADDTLLFHSMSGTEQLGRLSEYRVQMSSAKKDIKIGDVLGKPMGIHVNLADGGVRHFNGVVTRFRSNGWDGDAAAYEAIVHPWLWLLTRASNCRIFQDLSVPDIVAEVCGAPAYGGLVDLSAGALSGSYAKLPYCVQYRETDFNFVCRLLEGAGIYFFFTHDADKHTMVLADSYGAHVPIPGDALKFSSEDRRLSTDDEMVYAWSASGEIESSAFALNDFDFEKAAASNSGGLLVKSTIAAPFEQSAFEMFDYPGGYTLAADGTALARGRMESLHGQGERIDATSNARALCTGRLFTLAEHPREDQNRSYLVTEAGYAIKGADYRSGGGGVEFQVTLAAIGTAFAFRPLPVARKPVVQGPQTAMVVGKAGEEIWTDKYGRVKVQFHWDRLGKDDEKSSCWVRVSQSWAGKGWGTMFIPRIGMEVVVEFLEGDPDRPLITGCVYNSDALPPYALPAEQTKSTLKSNSSKGGEGFNEVRFEDKKGSEEVFVQAEKDYNRVVKNNDTLKVGFEKADKGDQTIDIKNDQALTIGNDQRETVKNDQTIDIGNDQKETVKNNQTVAIGGEQKVDVDGAQKIKVGTTIAIEAGTSIELKVGGSSIKIEAAKITIKSAQIEIAADANIEAKAGAMMVINGGAMVKIN, from the coding sequence ATGCCCGCAACGCAAGCCAACCGCGACATATCCGTGACCTCCGCCTTGGCGGACGACACGCTGCTATTCCATTCGATGAGCGGCACAGAGCAGCTGGGTCGGCTGTCGGAATACCGCGTCCAGATGAGCAGCGCCAAAAAGGATATCAAGATCGGTGACGTGCTGGGCAAGCCGATGGGCATCCATGTCAACCTGGCCGACGGCGGTGTGCGGCATTTTAACGGCGTCGTCACGCGCTTTCGCAGCAACGGCTGGGATGGCGACGCGGCGGCCTACGAGGCCATCGTCCATCCGTGGCTGTGGCTGTTGACGCGCGCCTCGAACTGCCGCATCTTCCAGGACCTGTCGGTGCCCGACATCGTCGCCGAGGTGTGCGGCGCCCCCGCGTACGGTGGCCTGGTCGATCTGTCGGCCGGCGCGCTCAGTGGCAGCTACGCCAAGCTGCCTTACTGCGTGCAGTATCGCGAGACCGATTTCAATTTCGTCTGCCGCCTGCTGGAGGGTGCCGGCATTTACTTCTTCTTCACGCACGATGCGGACAAGCACACGATGGTGCTGGCCGATTCCTATGGCGCGCACGTGCCCATTCCCGGCGATGCGCTGAAGTTTTCCAGCGAGGACCGGCGCCTGAGCACCGATGATGAGATGGTCTATGCATGGTCGGCGTCGGGCGAAATCGAGTCAAGCGCCTTCGCGCTCAATGATTTCGATTTCGAGAAGGCCGCCGCCAGCAACAGCGGCGGCTTGCTGGTGAAGTCGACGATTGCGGCGCCTTTCGAGCAGTCCGCGTTCGAGATGTTCGATTACCCGGGCGGCTATACGCTGGCCGCCGACGGCACCGCGCTGGCGCGCGGGCGCATGGAAAGCCTGCACGGCCAGGGCGAACGCATCGACGCCACCAGCAACGCGCGCGCGCTGTGCACTGGCCGGCTGTTCACGCTGGCCGAGCATCCGCGCGAGGACCAGAACCGCAGCTATCTGGTGACGGAGGCCGGTTACGCGATCAAGGGCGCCGATTACCGCAGCGGCGGCGGGGGCGTCGAGTTCCAGGTGACGCTGGCGGCGATCGGCACGGCCTTTGCGTTTCGGCCGCTGCCGGTGGCGCGCAAGCCGGTGGTGCAGGGGCCGCAAACGGCGATGGTGGTCGGCAAGGCGGGCGAGGAGATCTGGACCGACAAGTACGGCCGCGTCAAGGTGCAGTTCCATTGGGACCGCCTGGGCAAGGACGATGAAAAAAGCTCGTGCTGGGTGCGCGTGTCGCAAAGCTGGGCGGGCAAGGGCTGGGGCACGATGTTCATTCCGCGCATCGGCATGGAGGTGGTGGTCGAGTTCCTGGAGGGCGACCCAGACCGCCCGCTGATCACCGGCTGCGTCTATAACTCGGATGCGCTGCCGCCGTACGCGTTGCCGGCCGAGCAAACCAAGTCCACCCTCAAATCGAATTCGTCGAAGGGCGGAGAGGGCTTCAACGAGGTGCGCTTCGAGGACAAGAAGGGCAGCGAGGAAGTGTTTGTCCAGGCCGAGAAAGACTACAACCGCGTCGTCAAGAACAACGACACGCTGAAGGTCGGTTTTGAGAAGGCCGACAAGGGCGACCAGACCATCGACATCAAGAACGATCAAGCCCTCACGATCGGGAACGATCAACGGGAGACCGTCAAGAACGACCAGACCATCGACATCGGCAACGATCAAAAGGAGACCGTTAAAAACAACCAGACCGTCGCCATCGGCGGCGAGCAGAAGGTCGATGTCGACGGCGCGCAGAAGATCAAGGTGGGCACCACCATCGCGATCGAGGCCGGCACGTCGATCGAGTTGAAGGTGGGCGGCAGCAGCATCAAGATCGAGGCGGCCAAGATCACCATCAAGTCGGCCCAGATCGAGATCGCCGCCGACGCCAATATTGAAGCCAAGGCTGGAGCGATGATGGTGATCAATGGCGGCGCCATGGTCAAGATAAATTGA
- the tagH gene encoding type VI secretion system-associated FHA domain protein TagH — MMLTLNVLTYRNQPTPYALAGRFSDAGGALGRGPDNLLVLDDPGKYISRTHARVSCRDGTYFLEDVGSNPSVVNDRPLGKGREIMLADGDRIVIGDYQLEARVVAAAPALPWLPPAPLNDPALPLFEPPPVAAPVPQPALESPSVVAAPAYQGAPFDALAGARILDVAPADGGALAIDDPLGLNLFAAPPPTPVVPGDFGLNLATQYRAAESDHVSPELVPFRMPAADTPKPAASGFAIPHDYDPLADFLPPVLAPAPTPPEPAAPPPSPESEPVAVRAELIQPVTTPQASAAIAPATKPASSPAASDSEILQALLRGLGLPDLQLNRSGVQVAETVGAMLREATTGTMDVLMARALTKKESRIDMTMISVSANNPLKFFPNPDSALTQMLTNTMAGYMPPVQAIRGAYDDLKAHELAVIAGMRAALAAVLQRFDPARIESRLAAPSVMDKMLAAHRKAKLWDRLVVLYGEIAREADDDLQRLYGEKFSEAYEEQVARLRQARK, encoded by the coding sequence ATGATGCTGACCCTGAATGTACTCACGTATCGCAACCAGCCAACGCCATATGCGCTGGCGGGGCGCTTTTCCGACGCGGGCGGCGCCTTGGGGCGGGGACCCGACAACCTGCTGGTGCTCGACGATCCGGGCAAATACATCTCGCGCACGCACGCGCGGGTGAGTTGCCGCGACGGCACGTATTTTCTGGAGGACGTCGGCAGCAATCCCAGCGTGGTCAACGACCGCCCGCTGGGCAAGGGCCGCGAGATCATGCTGGCCGACGGCGACCGTATCGTCATCGGCGACTATCAGCTCGAGGCGCGCGTGGTCGCCGCAGCGCCGGCCTTGCCCTGGCTGCCGCCGGCGCCGTTGAACGATCCGGCGCTGCCGTTGTTCGAGCCGCCCCCGGTTGCCGCGCCGGTGCCGCAGCCGGCGCTGGAATCGCCGTCCGTCGTCGCCGCGCCCGCGTACCAAGGCGCGCCCTTCGATGCCCTAGCCGGGGCGCGCATCCTCGATGTCGCTCCCGCCGACGGAGGCGCACTGGCCATCGATGATCCGCTAGGACTGAACCTGTTCGCGGCGCCCCCGCCGACGCCGGTCGTGCCGGGTGATTTCGGACTCAATCTGGCGACGCAATACCGCGCAGCCGAGAGCGATCATGTGTCGCCCGAGCTGGTGCCGTTCCGTATGCCGGCGGCCGATACGCCGAAGCCTGCGGCAAGCGGCTTCGCGATTCCGCATGATTACGATCCGTTGGCGGACTTTTTGCCGCCCGTGCTCGCGCCCGCGCCCACGCCACCGGAACCTGCGGCGCCTCCGCCATCGCCCGAGAGCGAGCCGGTAGCCGTGCGCGCCGAGCTTATACAACCCGTGACCACGCCGCAAGCTTCGGCAGCCATCGCTCCAGCGACAAAACCGGCATCCTCCCCGGCCGCCAGCGACAGCGAGATACTCCAAGCGCTGCTGCGCGGCCTGGGCTTGCCCGATTTGCAGCTCAACCGCTCCGGCGTGCAGGTGGCCGAAACCGTCGGTGCGATGCTGCGCGAGGCGACCACCGGCACCATGGATGTGCTGATGGCGCGCGCGCTGACCAAGAAGGAGAGCCGCATCGACATGACGATGATCTCCGTCAGCGCCAACAACCCGCTCAAGTTCTTCCCCAATCCGGACAGCGCGCTGACGCAGATGCTGACCAACACCATGGCCGGCTACATGCCGCCGGTGCAGGCGATCCGCGGCGCCTACGACGATTTGAAGGCGCACGAACTGGCCGTCATCGCCGGCATGCGCGCGGCGCTGGCGGCGGTGCTGCAGCGCTTCGATCCGGCGCGCATCGAAAGCCGCCTCGCCGCGCCGAGCGTGATGGACAAGATGCTAGCCGCGCACCGCAAGGCCAAGCTGTGGGATCGCCTGGTGGTGCTGTACGGCGAGATCGCGCGCGAGGCCGACGACGATCTGCAGCGCCTGTACGGCGAAAAATTCTCGGAGGCGTACGAAGAGCAGGTCGCGCGCCTGCGCCAGGCACGCAAATAG